CAGTGCCGGAGCTCCGTCTTGTCCTGCGACTCCCACCATCGCGGTGTAGAGGATGGCGAACTGCGACCACGACACCCCGATCTGCACCACGGTGATGACCAGCCAACGTTTGGAGACCAAACCGACGATGTCGTGACGAAGTTTCACCACCTGTTCGGTCATATTCACTGAGGACTCTTTTCGGAAGAGTCGCGTAACCCAGGCCACCACACTGTCAGCCCAGCCGCCGATGCGTTGGGCATTAGCGTCCGAGCGCAAAACCAGCGCGAAGAGGATGATGGCAGCCGCCAGCATACCGATCCCCAAAAATGCTGCATTGAGGTAACTGGAGGCATCGTCGCCGGCTATCGACAACGCCACGACACCCGTCACCGGCAGGAACATGGTGACGAAGACGCTCCACACACCAGTGGCGCCAATCGCAGCGGTCGCGGCAGTAGGGGTGGTCTTGTAGGAGGTCAACTGGGCGTACTGCAAGCCCAGCCCGAAGGCACCACCAGCAGGAATACCATTCGACACCGTAAAGGCGGATTGATTGACGACGAAACCATGCTTGTAACGCAGCCCCGGAGTAGCGGCCACAAACGGCCAGCCGTAGAAGAACAGGTACCACAGTACGACCAGCACTAACCCCACGATGGCTGCGGTCGTCATCGCTTGGATGTACTCGGCTGCCTGAGCGTAGTCACCGATCTGCGGAATCACTCGGGTGAAAACAATGGCCAAGAATACGACCGCGACAATGCCACCAATGATGCTCTTCTTGCGGTCGATCCCACCGCCAGAGACACCTAAGTGTTCTCGGGCTTCCTCGTCGCTGAGCTCCTCCCCGTCACCGACAGCCTCCGCCGCATCCACGTCGGCAGGGTCGGGTTCAACGGAATCAGCAGAACCATCATGATCTTGAGCCATTGCTTCATCCTAGGGGTGCGCGTGATCCCTAGGGACCATTAGCCCCTCAGTTGTCTCGCTTTCGGTGACTCACCGAGTTGTTTTCGCTTCGTACGTAAGCCACATCGTCCGGATCGCTACTTGGTCATACAACCGACGTGCCGGATAGTTGTCGTCACCGGTCAGCCACTGCACTCCCACCCAGTTTCGAGACTTGGCGGTATTGACGACGTCGGCGATCAGTGCCCGACCAATACCCTGGCCGCGCATCGCTGGGTCTACAAATAGGTCATCCAAAAAACCACCGTGCGCCCCCGCCAACGGCTCCGGCACTTCACGGAAATGGGCCAGTCCCACCACTTGCCCGTCACGAACTGCAACCAGACCCTCGAGAACGTGGTCTGTGTCGTGTAGCCATCCCCACACGGTGTTGGCGAGTTCATCGGAAAAGCTCACTTGGTAGAACTCGCAGTACTGCCGATATAAGTTCCGCCATGCCTCAAAGTCAGCGGCTGTTGGCTGCCGCAGCATCGTTTCGGCGCTCATACCGTCAGGCTAGAGGTATGGCCAGCCGGATACCGCCATGAATACACACTGATGTGAGCCCACAGATGACTAGCCGGTGAGCCCGTTTTCTTGCGGAGCCAACGGATCAATACATTCACCGTTACCGAGGACCTTCAGTGCCTCACGCTGCTCTTGCGAAAAACCGTTGGCATCTTGCGGATCGGGACCCATGACCGAGCCCTGATCAGCGGAGTCTGCCAAACCAACAACGTGGGCCAACTCGTGCAGCAGTACTGCCCGTAGTTCCTCGTCGCGGAGTTCACCATCGGCGTTTAGTCGGATCATCCCAGACAGATACGTCTGCTCACCGTCTTCAGTGACGATGACGTTGGATCCGTCGTGACCGCTGACGAACGAGGGCTCTGCATCAACCCAGCCGAT
This genomic interval from Actinomycetes bacterium contains the following:
- a CDS encoding YbhN family protein yields the protein MAQDHDGSADSVEPDPADVDAAEAVGDGEELSDEEAREHLGVSGGGIDRKKSIIGGIVAVVFLAIVFTRVIPQIGDYAQAAEYIQAMTTAAIVGLVLVVLWYLFFYGWPFVAATPGLRYKHGFVVNQSAFTVSNGIPAGGAFGLGLQYAQLTSYKTTPTAATAAIGATGVWSVFVTMFLPVTGVVALSIAGDDASSYLNAAFLGIGMLAAAIILFALVLRSDANAQRIGGWADSVVAWVTRLFRKESSVNMTEQVVKLRHDIVGLVSKRWLVITVVQIGVSWSQFAILYTAMVGVAGQDGAPALLLVYGCWAISQLGIMIPITPGGLGTVDAVMIGLMTSFGIESGLATAADLVWRASSYIPQIIIGLICIFYWRWEINRQRKKAVAVTSDEVLDSPDSGGD
- a CDS encoding GNAT family N-acetyltransferase, with translation MLRQPTAADFEAWRNLYRQYCEFYQVSFSDELANTVWGWLHDTDHVLEGLVAVRDGQVVGLAHFREVPEPLAGAHGGFLDDLFVDPAMRGQGIGRALIADVVNTAKSRNWVGVQWLTGDDNYPARRLYDQVAIRTMWLTYEAKTTR